The [Actinobacillus] rossii genome contains a region encoding:
- the pyrD gene encoding dihydroorotate dehydrogenase 2: MLYPLIKKGIFALEPETAHDLAIQALKIADYPVCNQIMKALLACPKGTEKTVMGVKFKNPIGLAAGADKNAEAIDGFGAMGFGFIEVGTVTPLAQDGNAKPRQFRIIEAEGIINRNGFNNNGIDYLIENVKKARFDGTIGINIGKNKITPIEHGKDDYIFCLNKAYNYADYITINISSPNTPDLRTLQYGDALDDLLKGIKERQKILADQYNKYVPIAVKIAPDLTQAELIQIADTLRRHNMDGVIATNTTISRDTVTGLMNATEIGGLSGKPLQHKSTEIIRQLHQELKGEIPIIGSGGIDSVQNAQEKIAAGAELLQVYSGLIYHGPALVKQLVKAIK; encoded by the coding sequence ATGTTATACCCTTTGATTAAAAAAGGCATTTTTGCGTTAGAACCAGAAACTGCACATGATTTGGCAATTCAAGCACTTAAAATTGCAGATTATCCTGTGTGTAATCAGATAATGAAAGCATTGCTTGCCTGTCCGAAAGGTACTGAAAAAACAGTGATGGGCGTGAAATTTAAAAATCCAATTGGTTTGGCTGCTGGCGCGGATAAAAATGCGGAAGCGATTGATGGGTTTGGTGCTATGGGCTTTGGTTTTATTGAGGTTGGTACGGTTACGCCATTAGCTCAGGACGGTAATGCGAAACCACGCCAATTCCGTATCATTGAAGCGGAAGGTATTATTAATCGTAATGGCTTTAATAATAATGGTATTGATTATTTGATTGAGAATGTCAAAAAAGCTCGTTTTGACGGTACAATTGGAATCAATATTGGTAAAAATAAAATTACCCCTATTGAGCATGGTAAAGACGATTATATTTTTTGTTTAAACAAAGCATATAATTATGCCGATTATATTACTATCAATATTTCATCACCTAATACGCCTGACTTGCGTACATTACAATATGGTGATGCATTAGATGATTTGCTAAAAGGGATTAAAGAACGTCAAAAAATTCTTGCAGATCAATATAATAAATATGTCCCTATTGCTGTAAAAATTGCACCTGATTTGACGCAAGCCGAACTCATTCAAATTGCAGACACGTTACGTCGTCACAACATGGATGGTGTCATTGCAACTAATACAACTATTTCGCGTGATACAGTTACCGGTTTAATGAATGCCACAGAAATTGGTGGCTTAAGTGGTAAACCGTTACAACATAAAAGTACAGAAATTATTCGTCAGTTGCACCAAGAATTAAAAGGGGAAATTCCAATTATTGGTAGTGGTGGTATTGACAGTGTGCAGAATGCGCAAGAAAAAATCGCTGCTGGCGCAGAATTATTACAGGTCTATTCAGGGTTGATTTATCACGGTCCTGCATTAGTGAAACAGTTAGTGAAAGCGATCAAATGA
- the pepN gene encoding aminopeptidase N — MQSKAKYRKDYKTPDFTVTDIFLDFQLDPNHTVVTAISKFQRLNHESTTLRLDGHSFQFASIKFNGEDFTAYKQDGEGLTLDLSAQSADQFELEIVTNLVPATNTTLQGLYQSGEGICTQCEAEGFRQITYFLDRPDVLARYSVRITADKSRYPFLLSNGNRIASGELDNDYHWVEWQDPFPKPSYLFALVAGDFDLLKDSFTTKSGRQVALELYVDRGNLDRADWAMHSLKKSMKWDEERFGLEYDLDIYMIVAVDFFNMGAMENKGLNVFNSKFVLANPQTATDDDYLSIESVIGHEYFHNWTGNRVTCRDWFQLSLKEGLTVFRDQEFSSDSGSRAVNRINNVKLLRTAQFAEDASPMAHPIRPEKVMEMNNFYTMTVYEKGAEVIRMMHTLLGEKGFQAGMKLYIAENDGKAATCENFVSAMERASGVDLTQFRRWYSQSGTPELSISDSYDEKMHRYQLMVSQMTPPTADQMDKANLHIPLKIALYDQNGMPQMLVNNGEVVNDVLNVTQREQLFEFHDIKTRPVPALLCDFSAPVKLDYDYTTEQLITLLKYAKNEFVRWDAMQMLFSQELRRNLNLYQEEQPFEFSQEILTALAYVLAHYQQNIELTTLILTLPKETEFAETFKIIDPEGIFVVRDFMQRHIAASLKEQLLDVYNQIRLTEYRINTQDIALRGLRNVCLQYLAFTETGNMLVNKHYLYANNMTDSLSALNAAVKAQLMCRDNLLRDFEEKWHQDGLVMDKWFALQATRPDPNVLDIVQQLMTHPSFNFNNPNRLRALVGSFINQNPRAFHTIDGSGYRFLTDVLLKLNDSNPQVAARLIEPLIRFGRYDGQRQTLMKRALERLNEIENLSKDLFEKIEKALNS, encoded by the coding sequence ATGCAGTCAAAAGCCAAATATCGTAAAGATTATAAAACCCCTGATTTTACTGTTACCGATATTTTTCTTGATTTTCAACTCGATCCCAATCATACCGTTGTGACGGCAATCTCAAAATTCCAACGTTTAAATCATGAAAGTACAACATTGCGGTTAGATGGTCATAGTTTTCAATTTGCCTCTATCAAGTTTAATGGAGAAGACTTTACCGCTTACAAACAAGATGGTGAAGGATTAACTTTAGATTTAAGCGCACAAAGTGCGGATCAATTTGAGTTAGAAATTGTCACAAATTTAGTACCGGCGACGAATACCACGTTGCAGGGGCTTTACCAATCCGGTGAAGGTATTTGTACCCAATGTGAAGCAGAAGGTTTTCGTCAAATTACTTATTTCTTAGACCGTCCTGATGTTTTGGCGCGTTACAGTGTACGGATTACTGCAGATAAATCGCGCTATCCATTCTTACTTTCCAATGGTAATCGTATAGCAAGTGGAGAATTAGATAACGATTATCATTGGGTAGAATGGCAAGATCCTTTCCCGAAACCGAGCTATTTATTTGCCCTTGTCGCGGGTGACTTTGATTTATTGAAAGACAGTTTTACCACGAAAAGCGGACGTCAAGTTGCACTTGAATTATATGTTGACCGTGGCAATTTAGATCGTGCTGATTGGGCGATGCATAGCTTGAAGAAATCGATGAAGTGGGATGAAGAACGTTTCGGTTTAGAATATGATTTGGATATTTATATGATCGTGGCGGTAGATTTCTTCAATATGGGAGCAATGGAAAATAAAGGTTTGAACGTCTTTAATTCAAAATTTGTGCTGGCTAATCCACAAACTGCTACAGATGATGATTATTTGTCGATTGAATCCGTGATTGGGCATGAATATTTCCATAATTGGACGGGAAATCGTGTAACCTGCCGCGATTGGTTTCAATTGAGTTTAAAAGAAGGCTTAACTGTATTCCGCGATCAAGAATTTTCATCGGATTCCGGGTCACGTGCGGTCAATCGAATTAATAATGTAAAATTACTGCGTACAGCCCAATTTGCTGAAGATGCAAGTCCAATGGCACACCCAATTCGCCCTGAAAAAGTGATGGAAATGAATAATTTCTACACCATGACAGTATATGAAAAAGGGGCGGAAGTGATCCGAATGATGCATACCTTGTTGGGGGAAAAAGGCTTCCAAGCAGGAATGAAGCTTTATATAGCAGAAAATGATGGCAAAGCCGCAACCTGTGAGAATTTTGTTTCGGCTATGGAACGTGCATCAGGTGTGGATTTAACACAATTTCGTCGATGGTATAGTCAATCTGGCACGCCAGAATTGAGTATTTCTGATAGCTATGATGAAAAGATGCATCGCTACCAACTTATGGTGTCACAAATGACGCCGCCTACAGCGGATCAAATGGACAAAGCGAATTTACATATTCCCCTTAAAATCGCGTTATACGATCAAAATGGTATGCCACAAATGCTGGTGAATAATGGGGAAGTGGTCAATGATGTGTTAAATGTGACACAAAGAGAACAACTCTTTGAATTCCATGATATCAAAACACGCCCAGTGCCTGCATTGCTTTGTGATTTTTCTGCGCCTGTAAAATTGGATTATGATTATACGACTGAGCAGTTAATTACCTTGCTTAAATATGCGAAAAACGAATTTGTACGTTGGGATGCGATGCAAATGTTGTTTTCACAAGAGTTACGCCGTAACTTAAACTTGTATCAAGAAGAACAACCGTTCGAATTTTCTCAAGAAATTTTGACCGCACTTGCTTATGTGTTAGCGCATTATCAGCAAAATATTGAACTGACAACGCTGATTCTCACCTTACCAAAAGAAACGGAATTTGCTGAAACATTTAAAATCATTGATCCTGAAGGGATTTTTGTGGTACGCGATTTTATGCAACGTCACATCGCAGCAAGTTTAAAAGAACAGTTATTGGATGTGTATAATCAAATTCGTTTAACAGAATATCGTATTAATACACAGGATATTGCTTTGCGCGGTTTGCGTAATGTGTGTTTACAGTATCTTGCTTTTACTGAAACAGGTAATATGCTCGTGAATAAGCATTATTTATATGCAAATAATATGACTGATAGCTTGAGTGCTTTAAATGCGGCAGTTAAAGCACAATTGATGTGTCGTGATAATTTGTTACGTGATTTTGAAGAAAAATGGCATCAAGATGGTCTTGTGATGGATAAATGGTTTGCGCTACAAGCCACTCGTCCAGATCCAAATGTATTGGATATCGTACAACAATTAATGACGCATCCAAGCTTTAACTTTAACAACCCTAATCGTTTACGTGCATTAGTGGGGAGTTTTATTAATCAAAATCCACGTGCATTCCATACGATTGATGGTTCAGGCTATCGTTTCTTAACGGATGTATTGCTTAAACTGAACGACAGTAATCCGCAAGTGGCGGCACGTTTAATTGAACCATTAATTCGTTTTGGTCGCTATGATGGACAGCGTCAGACTCTCATGAAACGCGCCTTAGAGCGGTTAAATGAAATTGAAAACTTATCAAAAGATTTATTTGAGAAAATTGAGAAAGCATTGAATTCGTAA
- the cobC_2 gene encoding phosphoglycerate mutase — protein MQKELTFYLIRHGRTVWNDQGLMQGSGNSHLTEEGVKGAILTGKALAGVPFIAAYSSCLQRTIDTANHILGTRNIPLFQHNGLNEQGFGSWEGQDINLIRELNEFKTMLEDPANYKAETNGGETWEQVAERAMKAIHDIATIHNHGNILIVSHGHTIRLLMALFNGATWQNHRETGRSESMRNTSINIVRYIQNENDIKFIIEKINDVAHLS, from the coding sequence ATGCAAAAAGAACTTACATTTTACTTAATTCGGCACGGAAGAACCGTTTGGAATGATCAAGGCTTAATGCAAGGCTCTGGTAATTCTCATTTAACCGAAGAAGGCGTTAAAGGTGCAATATTAACAGGCAAAGCATTAGCGGGTGTGCCATTTATCGCGGCTTATTCAAGTTGCTTACAACGAACCATTGATACAGCTAATCATATTCTCGGTACACGAAATATTCCACTGTTTCAACATAATGGATTAAATGAACAAGGATTTGGTAGCTGGGAAGGTCAAGATATCAACCTTATTCGAGAATTAAACGAATTCAAAACCATGCTTGAAGATCCCGCTAACTATAAAGCAGAAACCAATGGCGGTGAAACTTGGGAACAAGTCGCTGAACGAGCAATGAAAGCAATTCATGACATTGCCACAATTCATAATCATGGCAATATTCTCATCGTTTCACATGGACACACAATTCGTTTATTAATGGCATTATTCAACGGAGCCACTTGGCAAAACCATCGTGAAACAGGTAGAAGCGAATCGATGCGCAATACATCTATTAATATCGTGCGTTACATCCAAAATGAAAATGATATAAAATTCATAATAGAAAAAATCAATGATGTCGCGCATTTGAGCTAA